The following DNA comes from Fervidibacillus albus.
ATTCGTTAAGGAAAAACACCGACTCGATAAAAAACTAAATAAAACGGTACGTTAATTACGAACAAAAATAAAGAAGGTGGGACAAAACCCGCCTTCTGTTTATTTTTTTAATAAAAATACTACAAATCCAACAATAAAGTCATCCGTTTCGGTATTTTACTTCCCTTCACAAAGTCTATTTTTTCAATCAATGAACATTTCGTTGCTTCACGAAATTTCGTTTAAACATAACCCTATTTGAAACAATTTGATTGAAATCCTTCTTACATTTTTTGTAAAACGAGCAAATCGAACTACATTTCCTTCAATTGTAAACGGGCTTTCTTTTCGTTTTTTCCAAATATCAAACTAACCACCACATAGAAAACGAGGGACAATAGAATTGGCATGACGACGGTGTGCATTCCAAAGGCGTTCAGATTAAACGTATGGAATAAAATATACGAACCGACACCGACAATCATCGAAGCAATGGCACCGTATTTGTTCCCACCTTTCCAATACAATCCGAACACGACCGGCCAAATAAATGCCGACTCCAACCCGCCGAAGGAAAATAAATTTAACCAAATTAAAAAACTAGGCGGGCTTAAACTCATGATGAAAACGATCATTCCTAAAATGGCTGTAATCCATAGGCTAACTTGTTTAATTTTTCGTTCTGTAACATTTGGATTAATAAAACTCATATATACATCTTTCACGACGGCAGAACTAACTAAAATAAGCAATGAATCCACGGTCGACATGATTGCTGCCATCGGTGCCGTTAAAACGAGTCCTGCCAATAACGGCGGTAACACTTCCATGGCGATCGTCGGCATCACCTTATCCCCGACTTCAATTCCCGGTACAATCGACCGAGCGAAAACACCGATCAAGTGCATGCCAAACATAATAAAACCGACGAAAATCGTACTATAAATAATTGCCCGATGCATCGCCTTCGCATTTTTGTACGACATGGCGCGAACGGTTACTTGTGGCAAGGCGATGACCCCGACACCGACTAAAATCCAAAAGGAAGACACATATTGTGGAGTAAGTTCCCCTTCAGAACCAAAAGGAGTTACTAACTTCGGATTTTCCTTAGCTAAATCCGCCATAATATTACCGACGCCACCACCGGCAATAACCGTAGCAATGAGTAGGAGAATCGTCCCGAAAAACATGATACTTCCTTGGATCGCATCTGTTACCGCAACTGCCCGAAACCCACCGATGACGACGTATACAAGAACGGCGAACGCAAAAATAAACAAAGCACTGTTATAAGAAATTCCCGTTATCGATTCGATTAATCGGGCTCCACCAACCCACTGGGCGGCCATAGCGGAAAATAAAAAGATAATAATACTTAATGCACCGATGATTCCTACAGTTTTACTACGATATCTCGCCTTTAAAAAATCATTGAGTGTAATCGCTTCATATTTTCTCGCCATAATAGAAAACTTTTTCCCAAGCACCATCAATACAAAATACCCGGCAGGAAGTTGTGCCATCGATAAAAGAACCCAACCGAGGCCTTTTGAGTAAGCAACACCGGGACCGCCGATAAAACTGCTGGCGCTTCCATATGTCGCCATCATTGTCATCGCTAAAACAAAACCACCAATTTCTCGACTCCCTAAAAAATATTCATTTAAAAAAACATGTTTATTTTTCATTCTAGAATTGGAAGACCAAATGCCGACCC
Coding sequences within:
- the panF gene encoding sodium/pantothenate symporter, with amino-acid sequence MNWEVLFPLILFFIVILGVGIWSSNSRMKNKHVFLNEYFLGSREIGGFVLAMTMMATYGSASSFIGGPGVAYSKGLGWVLLSMAQLPAGYFVLMVLGKKFSIMARKYEAITLNDFLKARYRSKTVGIIGALSIIIFLFSAMAAQWVGGARLIESITGISYNSALFIFAFAVLVYVVIGGFRAVAVTDAIQGSIMFFGTILLLIATVIAGGGVGNIMADLAKENPKLVTPFGSEGELTPQYVSSFWILVGVGVIALPQVTVRAMSYKNAKAMHRAIIYSTIFVGFIMFGMHLIGVFARSIVPGIEVGDKVMPTIAMEVLPPLLAGLVLTAPMAAIMSTVDSLLILVSSAVVKDVYMSFINPNVTERKIKQVSLWITAILGMIVFIMSLSPPSFLIWLNLFSFGGLESAFIWPVVFGLYWKGGNKYGAIASMIVGVGSYILFHTFNLNAFGMHTVVMPILLSLVFYVVVSLIFGKNEKKARLQLKEM